From one Peptoniphilaceae bacterium AMB_02 genomic stretch:
- a CDS encoding GNAT family N-acetyltransferase: MKIESQRIKSMKITEIKENKKRYLDLLLLADEQESIIDKYIDRGELYLFEDGGVKALCVVTDEGKGVLVIKSIAVYPEFHGRGYGRMLIEYIESEYAGEFSVLRVGTGDSETTIPFYKKCGFEEVYRIKDFFTNNYDLPIYENGVLLEDMVYLEKKI; this comes from the coding sequence GTGAAGATAGAATCACAAAGGATTAAGTCTATGAAAATCACCGAAATAAAAGAAAATAAAAAGAGATACTTAGACCTACTTCTATTGGCAGATGAACAGGAGAGCATAATAGACAAGTACATCGATAGAGGTGAACTATACCTATTTGAAGATGGCGGAGTAAAGGCTCTATGTGTTGTTACCGATGAAGGAAAGGGCGTACTTGTGATAAAGAGTATAGCTGTGTATCCTGAATTCCATGGGCGGGGATATGGGAGAATGCTAATCGAATATATCGAGAGCGAATACGCTGGAGAATTTTCCGTACTTAGAGTAGGGACGGGTGATAGCGAGACTACAATCCCGTTTTATAAAAAATGTGGTTTTGAAGAAGTCTATAGAATAAAAGACTTTTTTACGAATAACTACGACCTGCCCATATATGAAAATGGAGTATTATTAGAGGACATGGTGTATTTGGAAAAGAAGATTTAA
- a CDS encoding arsenate reductase ArsC, which yields MKTRIAFICVHNSCRSQIAEALTKKHGSDVFDAYSAGTELKDNINEDAVRIMKELHGIDMEETQTPKLLNEIPEVEIIITMGCNVVCPVLPYKYYTEDWGLDDPSGKSDAVFKEVIDKIENKVLDLVERVRSGELDLEINR from the coding sequence ATGAAAACAAGAATAGCTTTTATCTGCGTACACAATTCATGTAGGAGTCAAATTGCCGAAGCGTTGACAAAAAAACATGGTTCGGATGTATTTGATGCATACTCGGCAGGAACTGAGCTTAAGGACAATATAAATGAAGATGCCGTGAGAATTATGAAAGAACTTCATGGAATCGATATGGAAGAAACACAGACTCCAAAACTGTTAAATGAAATACCCGAAGTTGAAATAATTATCACGATGGGTTGTAATGTGGTCTGTCCGGTACTACCTTATAAGTACTATACAGAAGATTGGGGACTGGACGATCCTTCAGGAAAATCCGATGCAGTCTTTAAAGAGGTTATAGACAAGATAGAAAACAAAGTTTTAGATTTGGTTGAAAGAGTACGAAGTGGGGAATTAGATTTAGAAATTAATAGATGA